In the Natrinema amylolyticum genome, one interval contains:
- the priL gene encoding DNA primase regulatory subunit PriL, protein MQRLHARYPFLEAARESVATEAVDLATVVEQDRAVVDRARQRVITALEGGETGDQHRDARIELLSYPVARVLVSMVGERVLVRKYARAEAATAYERFTADMTDTTELKSVETTGLALEDLLTEFDLGDDVRETGDEYRIDVGTYLPLAEDLWDDEWRLVNQPLEAGEVPVDEDELLTLLREAIRGRIEDGLPFEVPEAIATALEDDADEIREVLADLDMTQDIDTVVPDLFPPCMTALLDQIQKGEHLPHHSRFAITAFLTSIGMTTDEIVDLYRVNSSFGEEMTRYQTDHIRGDSSPTEYSAPSCATMQSYGDCVNKDDLCERIPHPMAYYEQRIDDADDEELEDWRESDDDGQSASGD, encoded by the coding sequence ATGCAGCGACTCCACGCCCGGTACCCGTTTCTCGAGGCGGCCCGCGAGTCCGTCGCGACGGAGGCGGTCGATTTAGCGACGGTCGTCGAGCAGGACCGGGCAGTCGTCGACCGCGCGCGCCAGCGAGTGATTACCGCGCTCGAGGGCGGTGAGACCGGAGACCAACACCGTGACGCCCGCATCGAGTTGCTCTCCTACCCGGTCGCCCGGGTGCTCGTCTCGATGGTCGGCGAACGCGTGCTCGTCCGCAAGTACGCCCGCGCCGAGGCCGCGACGGCCTACGAGCGGTTCACCGCGGACATGACCGACACCACCGAACTGAAGAGCGTCGAGACGACGGGGCTGGCGCTCGAGGACCTGCTCACCGAGTTCGACCTGGGAGACGACGTCCGCGAAACGGGAGACGAGTATCGGATCGACGTCGGCACCTACCTGCCGCTGGCCGAAGACCTGTGGGACGACGAGTGGCGGCTCGTTAATCAGCCGTTGGAGGCGGGCGAAGTGCCGGTCGACGAGGACGAACTCCTCACGCTCCTGCGAGAGGCGATTCGGGGCCGTATCGAGGACGGGCTTCCGTTCGAGGTCCCCGAGGCCATCGCGACCGCGCTTGAGGACGACGCCGACGAGATCCGCGAGGTACTGGCCGATCTCGATATGACCCAGGACATCGACACCGTCGTTCCGGATCTCTTCCCGCCGTGTATGACGGCGCTGCTCGACCAGATTCAGAAAGGCGAACACCTCCCCCATCACTCTCGCTTCGCGATCACCGCCTTCCTGACGAGCATCGGCATGACTACCGACGAGATCGTCGACCTCTACCGGGTCAACTCGTCGTTCGGCGAGGAGATGACCCGCTATCAGACGGATCATATCCGCGGGGACAGTTCGCCGACGGAGTACTCCGCGCCCTCCTGTGCGACCATGCAATCCTACGGCGACTGCGTGAACAAGGACGACCTCTGTGAGCGCATTCCCCACCCGATGGCGTACTACGAGCAGCGGATCGACGACGCCGACGACGAGGAACTAGAAGACTGGCGAGAGAGCGATGACGACGGCCAGTCAGCGAGCGGCGACTGA
- a CDS encoding DUF7472 family protein: protein MVEREQVIEIVAAVGAVAMMLAAMVAIGSSYGAENSTLSPEGGQMLVGVIVGFILLMVVVGIGLAYTLNESEDDLETNDDDDNGDAQGTF, encoded by the coding sequence ATGGTCGAACGCGAACAGGTCATCGAAATCGTCGCGGCCGTCGGTGCCGTCGCCATGATGCTGGCGGCCATGGTCGCCATCGGATCCTCCTACGGAGCCGAGAACAGCACGCTCTCGCCCGAAGGTGGGCAGATGCTCGTCGGCGTGATCGTCGGCTTTATCCTCCTGATGGTCGTGGTCGGGATCGGGCTGGCCTACACCCTGAACGAGTCCGAGGACGACCTCGAGACGAACGACGACGACGACAACGGAGACGCCCAGGGAACGTTCTGA
- a CDS encoding SWIM zinc finger family protein, producing MKTTASPKAPLPVPSPDHLTKRSRRARTEPMSVLPLGDGLYEVESASDHTYLVDLEAGRCTCPDHVFREARCKHVRRVAIEITEGRTPPPGEVAVACHDCDEAIFVDEDATAPFYCDEHAIVPGDTVVDRETGDRLTVVDVSELRADAVELEAADCTVAEYGTNEDYDPDVPVVGAVYHHATVARNGVVPSSLKVYVFPRTRLRRVTDSA from the coding sequence ATGAAAACAACAGCGTCACCGAAAGCACCGCTGCCAGTACCGTCTCCGGACCACCTCACGAAGCGATCACGCCGGGCGCGCACCGAGCCGATGTCGGTGCTTCCGCTGGGCGACGGCCTCTACGAGGTCGAGTCCGCGAGCGACCACACCTACCTCGTCGATCTCGAGGCGGGCAGGTGTACCTGTCCGGATCACGTCTTCCGCGAGGCCCGCTGTAAGCACGTTCGGCGGGTCGCGATCGAGATCACGGAAGGACGGACCCCGCCACCGGGCGAGGTCGCCGTCGCGTGTCACGACTGCGACGAGGCGATCTTCGTCGACGAGGACGCGACCGCGCCGTTCTACTGCGACGAGCACGCGATCGTCCCGGGCGACACCGTCGTCGACCGCGAGACAGGCGACCGCCTCACCGTGGTCGACGTCTCGGAACTGCGGGCCGACGCCGTCGAACTCGAGGCGGCCGACTGTACCGTCGCCGAGTACGGGACGAACGAGGACTACGATCCCGACGTGCCCGTCGTCGGCGCGGTCTACCATCACGCCACCGTGGCCAGGAACGGCGTCGTCCCCTCGTCGCTGAAGGTTTACGTCTTCCCGCGGACGCGGCTGCGACGAGTCACCGACTCGGCGTGA
- a CDS encoding M48 family metalloprotease: MSTETGWGAPVVSAVSVVAYALAMIGVAVACWIGIFLLWGVAIGPDSALAAATAIAACPALALGYVAVSMDGNPTLAMAAYVVCLAGATATFLAAVWATVFLFTVIPLGFDAAATVAGLVTLALAATAAAVSVGALTAVGEATDWTLAFRMAVAILLLVLITIGFLAAIWLVAFVLSSLFVGPILGVYAAGGITVLATAVLGYHEYTQVASIEQRADATPTTADDLPGIHATTTKVAAQLGVPMPTIAISETHAPEAMVVGFRPSEMHLILSYGAVTALTDAQLEAVIAHELAHVANRDAMVMTAVSAPVVLADGLRARVRDDVWLHGGRERDDEEWEPPAERPDPDEEWGDDEIFGPNDEWRTMTQPSKSDDDDANESDGWLISLVLFVVATVAWVVSRAITAVLSRARETAADRTAVEVTGSPATLAGALRALDDRITQTPTRDLREVASVSSLSILPLEPMATDPGDPDSIFGRARNRLHRLRVRLFRSHPPTERRLADLETLERERR; this comes from the coding sequence ATGTCGACGGAAACCGGATGGGGAGCACCGGTCGTCAGCGCCGTTTCGGTCGTGGCGTACGCGCTCGCGATGATCGGGGTGGCTGTGGCCTGCTGGATCGGGATTTTTCTCCTGTGGGGCGTCGCGATCGGTCCCGATTCCGCGCTGGCCGCGGCGACCGCGATCGCCGCCTGTCCCGCACTCGCGCTCGGCTATGTCGCCGTCTCGATGGATGGGAACCCCACGCTGGCGATGGCCGCCTACGTGGTCTGCCTCGCGGGTGCGACGGCTACCTTCCTCGCGGCCGTCTGGGCGACGGTGTTCCTGTTCACCGTGATTCCGCTCGGGTTCGACGCTGCGGCGACCGTGGCGGGGCTCGTCACGCTCGCACTGGCGGCCACCGCCGCGGCGGTCTCGGTGGGAGCGCTCACTGCGGTCGGGGAGGCGACGGACTGGACGCTCGCGTTCCGAATGGCCGTCGCGATACTCCTGCTCGTCCTCATCACGATCGGCTTCCTCGCCGCGATCTGGCTCGTCGCGTTCGTCCTGTCGTCCCTCTTCGTCGGACCGATCCTCGGGGTGTACGCGGCCGGCGGGATCACCGTCCTCGCGACGGCCGTCCTCGGTTACCATGAGTACACACAGGTCGCGTCCATCGAGCAGCGGGCGGACGCGACGCCGACGACCGCCGACGACCTGCCCGGAATCCACGCGACGACGACGAAGGTCGCCGCCCAACTCGGCGTCCCGATGCCGACGATCGCCATCTCCGAAACGCACGCCCCCGAGGCGATGGTCGTCGGATTCCGACCGAGCGAGATGCACCTCATCCTCTCCTACGGTGCCGTCACGGCGCTCACCGACGCCCAACTCGAGGCGGTCATCGCTCACGAACTCGCCCACGTGGCGAACAGGGACGCGATGGTGATGACGGCCGTCTCGGCGCCCGTCGTGCTCGCCGACGGCCTGCGAGCGCGGGTCCGCGACGACGTGTGGCTCCACGGCGGCCGGGAGCGAGACGACGAGGAATGGGAGCCGCCCGCGGAGAGACCTGATCCGGACGAGGAATGGGGCGACGACGAGATTTTCGGGCCGAACGACGAGTGGCGGACGATGACACAGCCGTCGAAGTCAGACGATGACGACGCGAACGAGAGCGACGGCTGGCTCATCAGTCTGGTCCTCTTCGTCGTCGCGACCGTCGCATGGGTCGTCAGCCGGGCGATCACCGCCGTCCTCTCGCGAGCCAGGGAGACGGCCGCCGATCGCACCGCTGTCGAGGTGACCGGGTCGCCGGCCACCCTCGCCGGCGCGCTGCGGGCGCTCGACGACCGCATTACGCAGACGCCGACCCGGGATCTGCGCGAGGTCGCGAGCGTCTCCTCGCTGTCGATCCTGCCACTCGAGCCGATGGCGACCGACCCGGGCGACCCCGATTCGATCTTCGGCAGGGCTCGGAACCGGCTCCACCGGCTTCGCGTCCGGCTGTTCCGATCTCACCCGCCGACCGAGCGACGCCTCGCCGACCTCGAGACCCTCGAGCGGGAGCGCCGCTGA
- the hjc gene encoding Holliday junction resolvase Hjc has product MSQAKGDRRERELVNELDEAGFAVMRAPASGSATERELPDVLAGDGEQFYAIEAKSSSGDPIYLTGEEVEALTFFARNFGAKPRIGVRFDREDWYFFHPGDLYVTDGGNYRVKKETALAEGTDFPEFTGQSEKVTLEEVGDDDRNGPDEEIVRVLNAVEQGVMDVDEAAGLLE; this is encoded by the coding sequence ATGTCCCAGGCGAAGGGTGACCGTCGCGAGCGGGAACTCGTCAACGAACTCGACGAGGCCGGCTTCGCGGTGATGCGTGCGCCCGCCAGCGGCTCCGCGACCGAGCGGGAACTCCCCGACGTGCTCGCCGGCGACGGCGAGCAGTTCTACGCGATCGAGGCGAAATCGAGTTCGGGCGATCCGATCTATCTCACCGGCGAGGAAGTCGAGGCGCTGACGTTCTTCGCCCGGAACTTCGGCGCGAAACCCCGCATCGGCGTCCGCTTCGACCGCGAGGACTGGTACTTCTTCCATCCCGGCGACCTCTACGTCACCGACGGCGGCAACTACCGCGTCAAGAAGGAGACGGCGCTGGCGGAGGGAACCGACTTCCCCGAGTTCACCGGCCAGTCCGAGAAGGTCACGCTCGAAGAGGTCGGCGACGACGACCGCAACGGTCCGGACGAAGAGATCGTTCGAGTCCTGAACGCGGTCGAACAGGGCGTCATGGACGTCGACGAAGCCGCGGGCCTGCTCGAGTGA
- a CDS encoding CPBP family intramembrane glutamic endopeptidase yields the protein METADRQRQDGPLRSTLVAVGLTAFGLLAANLATLPAFALDPSLIESPADASITARTVFMILNFLGFALAGGLYLAVTDRGWSYVDLRAPTKRGWAYVLGGIVGIIAFYILVNVVVQTLSLPSADNQVMSLIDNDPQMVLIMIGIVFFFNAPAEEFLFRNVVQKRLYDAFSRSSAIIIASAIFALVHLLSYALLSGSLLATVVPIVVVFGGAIIFGYLYAETDNLFVPIAAHAAFNALQFGLLYIALQYDIQEPEAATSLLVEFLATAFP from the coding sequence ATGGAAACAGCAGACCGGCAGCGTCAGGACGGGCCGCTCCGATCGACACTTGTCGCCGTCGGGCTGACGGCCTTCGGCCTCCTCGCCGCGAATTTGGCCACGCTCCCGGCCTTCGCGCTCGATCCGTCGCTGATCGAGTCGCCGGCGGACGCGTCGATCACTGCCCGAACGGTGTTCATGATCCTGAACTTCCTCGGGTTCGCCCTCGCCGGCGGGCTCTATCTCGCCGTGACCGATCGCGGTTGGTCGTACGTCGACCTGCGGGCCCCGACGAAACGGGGCTGGGCGTACGTCCTCGGCGGTATCGTCGGCATCATCGCGTTCTACATCCTCGTCAACGTCGTCGTCCAGACGCTCTCCCTGCCGTCCGCGGACAATCAGGTCATGTCGCTCATCGATAACGACCCGCAGATGGTGCTGATCATGATCGGCATCGTCTTCTTCTTCAACGCGCCAGCCGAGGAGTTCCTTTTCCGGAATGTCGTCCAGAAGCGGCTCTACGACGCCTTCAGCCGGTCGAGTGCGATCATCATCGCCAGTGCGATCTTCGCGCTCGTCCACCTGCTGTCCTACGCCCTGCTGTCCGGGTCACTGCTCGCAACCGTGGTCCCCATCGTCGTCGTCTTCGGCGGCGCGATCATCTTCGGCTACCTCTACGCCGAAACGGACAACCTCTTCGTTCCGATCGCCGCCCACGCCGCGTTCAACGCCCTCCAGTTCGGGCTGCTCTACATCGCCCTTCAGTACGACATCCAGGAACCGGAGGCCGCTACGTCGCTGCTCGTCGAGTTCCTCGCGACTGCCTTCCCGTAA
- a CDS encoding PAS domain S-box protein — translation MVVAAVFTGTLADARRAVAVLLGTIVAVVGVGMGFPDTATLGLELGPVPGLFVGLAARNGSDRSDDIERLTDELRQFVSRLDGDAPASFADDPDTADSANSIDFIIDRDDEIGRLSEAVDELAATVRDRERRRAESERYRQELYRITSDPDLRGEAKIRRLLELGRDRLGVETGLVSRIDESADRYEIETAVGRESDLEGTELDLSTIYCRDAIESDDVLGIYDAAATGWEAHPAAERGLSCYIGAKIVVDDELYGTVCFLDRDPRDRPFTPAEKSFVDLLSRWISQSFERRRYVRTIRERERRLEQARAFTDDMLDAVDDVVYLLDEDGEIQRWNESLCAVTGYSDDEIAGMHAAEFFDESDREFISDAIADSISMTDTRTEAALRTKSGERIPYEFVASPLEDPSGETVLAGVGRDISDRKEKERRLERHEVFMNDVLDALDDVFYILEENGDLRRWNETLVEVSGYSDAEIESMDALEFFDEANRAVIRDSIVEAFETGDTHVEAELETKSGEQIPYEFIASVLEDPDGKPVEVGIGRDISDRKETERRLREREARLERTTHMLEQSQRLANVGAWELDVSEEPYKPRWTAEVHRIHGLSPDEEIDLDQALEFYHPEDRSLIEEAVERAIEDGEPYDLEVRLLTDEGELQWVRTIGESVEENGEVVKLRGSFQDITERKERERELERSETIIQALDELVYTIDTDGRFTFLNDALTSITGHEPDELIGEHVSTVMAEGDLETARDRVRDLLRAGAPSQTFEMDLETVDGDVIDAENHMALLPMPEGEFAGTAGVIRDITERKERERDLERFETIVQALDELVYTLDEAGRFTFLNDAVTPILGYEPDELLGEPAATVIPSDDVERAQATIRELLRSEEPSRTTEIVLETVDGDEIDVENHIALLPMADDEFAGSAGVIRDITERKERERELERTTELLKQAERLAGIGGWELDVSTEPNAVSLTDGLRRLYDLPLDADVGPRLASSFPHPDDRQAVLETVDAALEDGESYEIEHRMRTAEGDERWVRSIGEPVREAGHRSDGSPPSADIVGVRGTIQDITEHKERELALESLHSAARDLLGSETHEEVAELVVDTAAEILEASGVAVYRLDSDVNRLEPVAYTDGFATLCDGPPSVAVGDGDSVLWNAYVTGTGTVVDDPASFDRSQVFGPTVESGIVVPIGDHGVFAVASGEKPIDADARRLIETLVATTEAAFDRLESEASLREREAELEERNRRLNRQIESTELIRRIDQLLIGADSREEIERTVPERLLEAENIAFAWIGTLDASGTRLEPRTWAGQRQAYLDDASLAYDASTEPAVRTARSETTTVVSNVVEGLQSEGWRRHALDCGFQSVISVPLSYAEYTYGVLTVYADEPDAFGDLERTVITELGEGIANAITAVKTREALHAERLLELTLRIEDADDLLSRIATATGARVEYEGLGSHSGDETLLFFETSGVPADDVRTVLEDLVSVTEYRLLSETDGTCRFEATVAGDVVASRLVRHGASPRSMHATGDGMEVTVDVPTGTDVREFVETLREQYATVELKARRHVERSMGTRSELVTSLFDVLTDRQLEVLRTAYFAGFFDWPRESTGEEIAAMLGVTQPTVNRHLRIGQQRLLAQLFEDELPSTAG, via the coding sequence ATGGTCGTTGCCGCGGTCTTCACTGGAACGCTCGCGGATGCCAGGAGGGCGGTCGCAGTACTGCTCGGGACGATCGTCGCGGTCGTCGGCGTCGGGATGGGGTTCCCCGACACGGCGACGCTCGGACTCGAGCTGGGGCCGGTGCCCGGATTGTTCGTCGGGCTCGCCGCGCGGAACGGCTCTGATCGGTCGGACGACATCGAACGACTGACCGATGAGCTCCGTCAGTTCGTCTCGCGTCTCGACGGCGACGCGCCCGCGTCGTTCGCCGATGACCCCGATACCGCGGACAGCGCCAATTCCATCGATTTCATCATCGATCGAGACGACGAGATCGGCCGACTGTCCGAGGCCGTCGACGAACTGGCGGCGACGGTGCGCGACCGAGAACGGCGACGCGCCGAGAGCGAACGCTACCGTCAGGAGCTTTACCGAATTACGTCGGACCCGGACCTCCGTGGCGAGGCGAAGATCCGCCGACTGCTCGAGCTCGGCCGCGACCGGCTGGGGGTCGAGACGGGGCTCGTCTCCCGGATCGACGAGTCGGCGGACCGGTACGAGATCGAGACGGCCGTCGGCCGCGAGAGCGATCTGGAGGGTACCGAACTCGATCTGTCGACGATCTACTGCCGAGACGCGATCGAGTCGGACGACGTGCTGGGGATCTACGACGCGGCCGCGACGGGATGGGAAGCGCATCCGGCCGCCGAACGCGGGCTCAGCTGTTACATCGGCGCGAAGATCGTCGTCGACGACGAACTCTACGGAACGGTCTGCTTCCTCGACCGCGACCCCCGGGACCGACCGTTCACGCCGGCCGAAAAGTCGTTCGTCGATCTGTTGAGCCGCTGGATCAGCCAGTCGTTCGAACGGCGGCGGTACGTCCGGACGATCCGAGAGCGGGAGCGTCGCCTCGAGCAGGCTCGGGCGTTCACCGACGACATGCTCGACGCCGTCGACGACGTCGTCTATCTGCTCGACGAGGACGGCGAGATACAGCGCTGGAACGAGAGCCTCTGTGCGGTGACTGGCTACTCGGACGACGAGATCGCCGGGATGCACGCGGCGGAGTTCTTCGACGAGTCCGACCGAGAGTTCATCTCGGACGCGATCGCGGATTCGATCTCGATGACCGATACCCGAACCGAGGCGGCGCTCCGGACGAAGTCGGGCGAACGGATCCCCTACGAGTTCGTCGCCTCGCCGCTGGAAGATCCGTCGGGCGAGACGGTCCTCGCCGGCGTCGGCCGCGATATCAGCGACCGCAAGGAGAAGGAGCGACGGCTCGAGCGTCACGAGGTGTTCATGAACGACGTTCTGGACGCGTTAGACGACGTGTTCTACATCCTCGAGGAAAACGGCGATCTCCGGCGGTGGAACGAGACGCTGGTCGAGGTATCGGGATACTCGGACGCCGAGATCGAGTCGATGGACGCACTGGAGTTCTTCGACGAGGCGAACCGGGCGGTGATCCGCGACTCGATCGTGGAAGCGTTCGAGACGGGCGACACGCACGTCGAAGCGGAACTGGAGACGAAATCGGGGGAGCAAATCCCCTACGAGTTCATCGCGTCAGTGCTCGAGGATCCGGACGGAAAGCCGGTCGAAGTCGGTATCGGTCGCGACATCAGCGACCGCAAGGAAACCGAGCGCCGGCTTCGGGAGCGCGAGGCCCGCCTCGAGCGGACCACGCACATGCTCGAGCAGTCCCAGCGGCTGGCGAACGTCGGTGCCTGGGAACTCGACGTGAGCGAGGAGCCGTACAAGCCCCGGTGGACGGCCGAAGTCCACCGGATTCACGGCCTGTCGCCCGACGAGGAGATCGATCTGGATCAGGCGCTCGAGTTCTACCACCCGGAGGACCGGTCGCTGATCGAGGAGGCGGTCGAGCGCGCGATCGAGGACGGTGAACCGTACGACCTCGAAGTCCGTCTGCTCACCGACGAGGGAGAGCTGCAGTGGGTCCGAACGATAGGCGAGTCCGTCGAGGAAAACGGAGAGGTCGTCAAACTTCGGGGCTCGTTCCAGGACATCACCGAGCGCAAGGAGCGCGAACGCGAACTCGAGCGGTCCGAGACCATTATTCAGGCGCTGGACGAACTGGTGTACACGATCGACACGGACGGGCGCTTTACATTCCTGAACGACGCCCTCACGTCGATCACCGGCCACGAGCCGGACGAGCTGATCGGTGAGCACGTCTCGACGGTGATGGCAGAAGGGGACCTCGAGACGGCCCGCGACCGGGTCCGCGACCTGCTCCGCGCCGGCGCTCCCTCTCAGACGTTCGAGATGGATCTCGAGACCGTCGACGGCGACGTGATCGATGCCGAGAACCACATGGCGCTGTTACCGATGCCCGAGGGCGAGTTCGCCGGCACCGCGGGCGTCATCCGGGACATCACCGAGCGCAAGGAACGGGAGCGCGACCTCGAGCGCTTCGAGACGATCGTGCAGGCGTTAGACGAACTCGTGTACACGCTGGACGAAGCGGGTCGATTCACGTTCTTGAACGACGCCGTGACACCAATCCTCGGGTACGAGCCGGACGAGCTACTCGGCGAGCCCGCGGCGACGGTGATACCGTCTGACGACGTCGAGCGGGCACAGGCCACGATTCGCGAACTGCTCCGGTCCGAGGAACCCTCTCGGACCACCGAAATCGTTCTCGAGACCGTCGACGGCGACGAAATCGACGTCGAGAATCACATCGCGCTCCTGCCCATGGCGGACGACGAGTTCGCCGGCAGCGCGGGCGTCATCCGAGACATCACCGAGCGCAAGGAGCGCGAACGCGAACTCGAGCGGACGACGGAACTCCTCAAACAGGCCGAACGACTCGCCGGCATCGGCGGCTGGGAGCTCGACGTCAGCACCGAGCCGAATGCGGTGTCCCTGACGGACGGGTTGCGTCGACTGTACGACCTCCCGCTGGACGCGGACGTCGGTCCCAGACTGGCGTCCTCGTTTCCGCATCCGGACGACCGGCAGGCCGTCCTCGAGACCGTCGACGCGGCGCTCGAGGACGGCGAGAGCTACGAGATCGAACACCGCATGCGGACGGCCGAGGGAGACGAACGATGGGTCCGTTCGATCGGCGAACCCGTCCGAGAGGCCGGCCACCGATCCGACGGCAGTCCCCCGTCCGCCGACATCGTCGGCGTCCGCGGGACGATTCAGGACATCACCGAGCACAAGGAACGTGAACTGGCGCTCGAATCGCTCCATAGCGCCGCCCGCGACCTGCTCGGGTCCGAGACCCACGAGGAAGTCGCGGAACTGGTCGTCGACACCGCCGCGGAGATCCTCGAGGCCTCGGGCGTGGCCGTCTATCGGCTTGATTCCGACGTGAACCGGCTCGAACCAGTCGCCTATACGGACGGGTTCGCGACGCTCTGTGACGGCCCGCCGTCAGTCGCCGTCGGTGACGGCGACTCCGTCCTCTGGAACGCCTACGTGACGGGAACGGGGACCGTGGTCGACGATCCGGCGTCGTTCGATCGGTCGCAGGTCTTCGGTCCGACCGTCGAGAGCGGAATCGTCGTTCCGATCGGCGATCATGGCGTCTTCGCAGTCGCGTCGGGCGAGAAGCCGATCGACGCCGACGCTCGGCGGCTGATCGAGACGCTCGTCGCCACGACCGAGGCCGCGTTCGATCGCCTCGAGAGCGAGGCCAGCCTCCGCGAGCGGGAAGCGGAACTCGAGGAACGGAACCGGCGGCTCAACCGCCAAATCGAGAGTACGGAACTCATTAGACGGATCGACCAGTTGCTCATCGGAGCCGACAGCCGGGAGGAAATCGAGCGCACCGTCCCCGAACGGTTGCTCGAGGCCGAGAACATCGCGTTCGCGTGGATCGGGACTCTCGACGCCAGCGGCACGCGACTCGAGCCCCGCACCTGGGCCGGGCAGCGACAGGCGTATCTGGACGACGCGTCGCTCGCGTACGACGCGTCTACAGAGCCGGCCGTCCGGACCGCGCGGAGCGAAACGACGACGGTCGTCTCGAACGTCGTCGAGGGGTTACAGAGCGAGGGGTGGCGGCGACACGCCCTGGATTGCGGATTCCAGTCGGTCATCAGCGTCCCGCTCTCCTACGCCGAATACACCTACGGCGTTCTCACCGTGTACGCCGACGAGCCCGACGCGTTCGGCGACCTCGAGCGGACGGTGATAACGGAACTCGGGGAGGGGATCGCGAACGCGATCACGGCGGTGAAAACGCGGGAGGCGCTCCACGCCGAACGGCTGCTCGAACTCACGCTCCGGATCGAGGACGCGGACGACCTCCTCTCCCGGATCGCGACGGCGACGGGAGCCCGCGTCGAGTACGAGGGGCTCGGCTCTCACTCCGGCGACGAGACGCTGTTGTTCTTCGAAACGAGCGGCGTCCCGGCGGACGATGTGCGGACGGTCCTCGAGGACCTCGTTTCGGTCACCGAGTACCGCCTCCTCAGCGAGACGGACGGAACCTGTCGCTTCGAGGCGACCGTCGCCGGCGACGTCGTCGCCTCGCGGCTGGTCCGTCACGGCGCCAGCCCGCGCTCGATGCACGCGACCGGCGACGGCATGGAGGTCACCGTCGACGTCCCCACGGGAACCGACGTTCGTGAGTTCGTCGAGACGCTTCGAGAGCAGTACGCGACCGTCGAACTGAAGGCTCGCCGACACGTCGAGCGCTCGATGGGAACCCGAAGCGAACTCGTCACCTCGCTGTTCGACGTGCTCACCGACCGGCAACTCGAGGTGTTGCGGACGGCCTACTTCGCCGGCTTCTTCGACTGGCCCCGGGAGAGCACCGGCGAGGAGATCGCCGCCATGCTCGGCGTGACGCAGCCGACGGTCAACCGGCACCTGCGGATCGGCCAGCAGCGGCTACTGGCGCAGCTGTTCGAGGACGAGCTGCCGTCGACCGCGGGGTGA
- a CDS encoding HalOD1 output domain-containing protein — MTETTLDYHSDSISLRVVEALADATDTETYELEPLYNVVDPEALDQLFRSDSSAAVSVEFEYDGLLVGVRSDGTVTVDGTVHGNR, encoded by the coding sequence ATGACCGAAACTACACTGGACTACCACAGCGATTCGATCAGTCTGCGCGTCGTCGAGGCGCTCGCGGACGCGACCGACACTGAGACGTACGAACTCGAGCCGCTGTACAACGTCGTCGATCCCGAGGCGCTCGACCAACTCTTCCGGTCCGACTCGAGCGCCGCCGTCAGCGTCGAGTTCGAGTACGACGGGCTGCTCGTCGGGGTTCGAAGCGACGGCACCGTCACGGTCGACGGGACAGTCCATGGCAATCGATAG
- a CDS encoding PAS domain-containing protein → MLTLPTAVSEPAVRLRPTRLTVSVVGEDGIRDRIERAFADDEIEITVEVAPTLADAVADRETDAADCLVLSSPPAATADAETPVQTDVETLDERLETVRAAAPDLPVVVLADERTPELADAVRSYDWTVVIERDETRARLADRVSDLLERHRLTALSRRSLASVEFAGDGVAIVDPDGEIQFASRSFAMQFGYEHDALHGVSWRDLFTDDAVERLESTAIPTIAEGWRWTGTCTGRRTTGATFAARVQFGGLEDGSLVVVVDEAEESSGLED, encoded by the coding sequence ATGTTAACGCTCCCTACTGCGGTCTCCGAACCGGCCGTTCGACTGCGACCGACGCGGCTGACCGTCTCGGTCGTCGGCGAGGACGGAATACGCGACCGCATCGAACGGGCGTTCGCTGACGACGAGATCGAGATCACTGTCGAGGTTGCCCCCACGCTCGCGGACGCTGTCGCGGACCGCGAGACCGACGCGGCCGACTGTCTGGTCCTCTCGTCGCCGCCCGCGGCGACGGCGGACGCGGAGACGCCGGTGCAGACCGACGTCGAAACGCTGGACGAGCGTCTCGAAACGGTCAGAGCCGCCGCGCCGGACCTGCCGGTCGTCGTCCTCGCGGACGAGCGGACGCCCGAACTCGCGGACGCGGTCCGGTCGTACGACTGGACCGTCGTGATCGAACGGGACGAAACGCGCGCCCGGCTCGCCGACCGCGTCTCCGACCTCCTCGAGCGCCATCGATTGACCGCGCTGTCGCGACGGTCGCTCGCGAGCGTCGAGTTCGCCGGTGACGGCGTTGCGATCGTCGATCCCGACGGCGAGATCCAGTTCGCGAGCCGCTCGTTCGCGATGCAGTTCGGCTACGAGCACGACGCCCTCCACGGCGTCTCGTGGCGAGACCTGTTCACCGACGACGCCGTCGAGCGACTCGAGTCGACGGCGATTCCGACCATCGCGGAGGGGTGGCGGTGGACCGGCACCTGCACCGGTCGACGGACCACGGGCGCGACGTTCGCGGCACGGGTTCAGTTCGGCGGCCTCGAGGATGGAAGTTTAGTGGTCGTAGTCGACGAGGCCGAGGAAAGCAGCGGGCTCGAGGACTGA